The DNA region CCGCGCGTTCCAGTCCACCGTGCTGTCGTTGCGCGATGCGCAGGTGCCGGTGGTGAACGCCGTGAACGGCCTCACGCTCGGTGGCGCCACCGAGATGTCCTTGCATGCCTGCGCCGTGCAGGCGGCGGCCGAGACGTACATGGGCCTGCCGGAGGTCGGCGTCGGCCTGATCCCGGCCGGGTGCGGCACCAAGGAGATGCTGTGGCGGGCCGCCAACCGGCGCGCGTCCAGGCAGGCCGACCTGCTCCCGTTCGTGCAGAAGGCGTTCGAGACGATCGGTTTCGCCACCGTGTCGACCAGCGCCCCGCAGGCACGCGAGCTCGGCTTCCTGCGCGACGGCGACGGCGTCACGATGCACCGCTCCCGGCTGCACGCCGACGCCCGTGCGCTCGTGAAGGCCCGCGCTGCCGGTTACCTGCCGGGCCATGCACCGGCGGCCATTCCGGTCGGCGGGCCGGACGTGCGAGCCGCGCTCGACCTCGGCGTGCACCTCGCCCATCGCGCGGGACGCATCAGCGACCACGACGCGACGATCGGAAGGAAGCTCGCGTGGATTCTCTCGGGCGGCGACGTGCCGCACGCCACGGAGGTGCCGGAGTCGTACGTGCTCGACCTCGAGCGCGAGGCGTTCCTGAGCCTGTGCGGCGAGCCGAAGACGCAGGCGCGCATCGCGCACACGTTGAAGACCGGCAAGCCGCTGAGGAACTGATGATCGTCGCCGGACAGGGACCGACCCTGCTGCTGATCCCGGGCATCCAGGGCCGGTGGGAGTGGGCACGGCCGGCGGTGCAGCAGCTGGCTCGCCATCATCGCGTGGTGAGCTACTCGCTCAGTGGTGAGCGCGACGCCGTTCCCCCGTCGCCGCCCCGGACGTTCGACGACCTCGTCCGCCAGGCCCTGAACGCGCTGAACCGCGCCACCGACGGCCCGGCCGTCGTGTGTGGGGTCTCTTACGGCGGCCTCATCGCGCTCAGGCTGGCGGCGCGTCACCCCGAGCGTGTGCGGGCGCTCGTGCTGGCCTCGCCGCTCAACGCCGACTTCGCGCCCGACGCTCGGATCCGGCGATGGATCGCACACCCGCGCCTGATGGCCCCGGCATTCATCGCCGGCTCGCCGGGCCGCATCGTGCCGGAGTTGCGCGCTGCCCATGGCGCCGCGTGGGTGCCGCGTGCCCTTGGACTGATCGGCCGCGTGATGCGCGCCCCGCATTCGCCCGACCGCATGGCGCAACGCATCAGACTGATCGAGCCGGAGGACTTCGTGTCCGATTGCCGGTCCGTGACGCAGCCGACGCTGCTGGTCACCGGCGAGCCGGGCCTGGACCGCATCGTGCCCGCCGAGGCGAGCTGCCGGATGCTGGACTGGCTGCCCAACGCCCGGCACGTCACGCTCGACAGGACCGGCCACTGGGGCATCGTCACGCGCCGGGAAGCCTTCGCGCGCGAGATCACCGCATTCGTGGAGACACTACCGTGACCGACGCCGTCATCGTCTCAGCCGTCCGCACACCGGTCGGCAAGGCCCCGCGCGGCCAGTTCCAGTACGTCCGCCCCGACGACCTCGCGGCGATCGCCATCAGGGCCGCCATGGACCGCGTGCCGACGCTCGACGCCTCGACCATCGATGACGTGATCCTCGGCTGCGCGATGCCGGAGGCCGAGCAGGGCATGAACGTGGCGCGCATCGCCAGCCTGCGCGCCGGCGTGCCGCACTCGGCGGCAGCCGTGACGGTGAACCGCTTCTGCGCGTCGGGACTCGAGGCGATCGCGACCGCCGTCGACCGCATCCGGAGCGGCGCGGCCGACGTCGTCA from Luteitalea sp. TBR-22 includes:
- a CDS encoding alpha/beta fold hydrolase, with translation MIVAGQGPTLLLIPGIQGRWEWARPAVQQLARHHRVVSYSLSGERDAVPPSPPRTFDDLVRQALNALNRATDGPAVVCGVSYGGLIALRLAARHPERVRALVLASPLNADFAPDARIRRWIAHPRLMAPAFIAGSPGRIVPELRAAHGAAWVPRALGLIGRVMRAPHSPDRMAQRIRLIEPEDFVSDCRSVTQPTLLVTGEPGLDRIVPAEASCRMLDWLPNARHVTLDRTGHWGIVTRREAFAREITAFVETLP